Proteins encoded together in one Hevea brasiliensis isolate MT/VB/25A 57/8 chromosome 16, ASM3005281v1, whole genome shotgun sequence window:
- the LOC110645099 gene encoding RHOMBOID-like protein 1: protein LLWGGELADISVEINMHSRLGNNAVHPVGSSSQILSGRPAQSPAVPSHPPHQQVLSGHFRPFRRWVSWLVPLFVVANIVLFIIAMYVNNCPKSEEPCIGKFLGRFSFQSIKENPLLGPSTITLDKMGALNLNKVVHEHQAWRLISCIWLHAGVFHVFANMLSLVFIGIRLEQEFGFIRIGLVYVISGFGGSVLSALFIQSEISVGASGALFGLLGGMLSELITNWTINIHCSEQNILAALLTLVLIIIINLAVGILPHVDNFAHIGGFLSGFLLGFVLLIRPHFGWIKKKACPPGYIAPPAKSKHKTYQYVLWVLSLILLIVGLTVGLVALLQGANLNNYCSWCHYLSCVPTSLWRCKPKTALCEMREIGNQINLTCLGNGKSQVYPLPDDLPSQVQHLCTLLCS, encoded by the exons TTATTGTGGGGGGGAGAGCTGGCTGACATTAGTGTGGAGATCAATATGCATTCCCGGCTGGGGAACAACGCCGTGCACCCGGTAGGTTCATCATCTCAAATTTTGTCCGGAAGACCAGCGCAGTCGCCAGCGGTGCCTTCTCATCCTCCGCATCAGCAAGTGTTATCCGGCCATTTCAGGCCGTTCAGGCGGTGGGTATCATGGTTGGTGCCGCTGTTTGTGGTTGCCAATATTGTTCTATTTATTATTGCCATGTATGTCAATAATTGCCCCAAGAGCGAGGAGCCTTGCATCGGCAAGTTTCTTGGGAGATTCTCGTTTCAATCCATCAAGGAAAATCCCCTTCTCGGTCCTTCCACTATCAC ATTAGATAAGATGGGAGCTCTAAATTTGAACAAAGTGGTGCATGAGCACCAGGCTTGGCGCCTCATTTCTTGCATTTGGTTGCACGCTGGGGTGTTCCATGTATTCGCCAACATGCTGAGTCTTGTATTTATTGGAATTCGCCTCGAGCAAGAATTTGGGTTTA TCAGAATTGGGTTGGTCTATGTCATATCTGGTTTTGGTGGGAGTGTGTTGTCAGCTCTTTTTATTCAGTCAGAAATCTCTGTTGGTGCCTCTGGTGCACTTTTTGGCCTACTAGGAGGCATGCTTTCTGAGCTGATTACAAACTGGACGATAAACATTCATTGCTCTGAACAAAACATA TTGGCAGCATTGTTGACTCTTGTTTTAATCATCATAATAAATTTAGCAGTTGGAATCCTTCCACATGTAGACAACTTTGCCCATATTGGAGGATTTCTTTCTGGTTTTTTGCTTGGATTTGTGTTGTTAATTCGGCCCCACTTTGGGTGGATTAAGAAAAAGGCTTGTCCTCCAGGGTACATTGCACCCCCTGCTAAATCTAAACACAAGACTTATCAGTATGTGCTGTGGGTTCTCTCTCTGATACTATTGATTGTTGG GCTTACTGTCGGGTTGGTTGCACTCTTACAAGGGGCAAATTTGAATAATTACTGTTCTTGGTGTCATTATTTGAGCTGTGTCCCTACCTCATTATGGAGATGCAAGCCAAAGACAGCTTTATGTGAG ATGAGAGAAATTGGAAATCAAATCAACTTGACGTGCTTGGGCAATGGGAAAAGCCAGGTCTATCCACTGCCAGATGATTTGCCTTCCCAGGTTCAGCATTTATGCACTCTGCTTTGCAGTTGA